The Myxococcus virescens genome has a segment encoding these proteins:
- the nrfD gene encoding NrfD/PsrC family molybdoenzyme membrane anchor subunit: MAETASTTYHDPLEPRPLVAPHHDDATLNETLLDHVWRKPGKGWFMLFGLSLSALGLLVIGVTYTLARGIGVWGNNQPVGWAFDIINFVWWVGIGHAGTLISAILLLFQQKWRTSINRFAEAMTLFAVMCAGLFPLLHTGRPWFAFWLFPYPSTLGAWPQFRSPLVWDVFAISTYLTVSALFWFVGLIPDLAALRDSSKTKLQRTIYGLFALGWRGSGRHWHNYKIAYLLLAGLSTPLVVSVHTIVSFDFAVSLLPGWHATIFPPYFVAGAVFSGFAMVITLIIPARKYLGLRDVITDRHLENMNKVILATGLLVSYGYLMEHFVAWYSQNQYELWTFYVNRATGPYAGVYWLMIACNVITPNIFWFKKCRTSIPIMWVASIAVNIGMWCERFIIIVTSLSQDFLPSSWGIYTPTWVDWSIYIGTLGLFGTLFLLFLKFVPAVAISEVKELQLELKHAAHQHGSDDALAGAGTLTHGAH, encoded by the coding sequence ATGGCTGAAACTGCTTCCACCACGTATCACGACCCGCTCGAGCCACGACCCCTCGTCGCGCCGCACCATGACGACGCGACCCTGAACGAGACGCTGCTGGACCATGTCTGGCGCAAGCCGGGCAAGGGCTGGTTCATGCTCTTCGGCCTGTCGCTCAGCGCCCTGGGCCTGCTCGTCATCGGTGTCACCTACACGCTGGCTCGCGGTATCGGCGTGTGGGGTAACAACCAGCCTGTCGGCTGGGCGTTCGACATCATCAACTTCGTCTGGTGGGTCGGTATCGGCCACGCCGGTACGCTCATCTCCGCCATCCTCCTGCTCTTCCAGCAGAAGTGGCGCACGAGCATCAACCGGTTCGCGGAAGCCATGACGCTGTTCGCCGTCATGTGCGCCGGTCTGTTCCCGCTGCTGCACACCGGCCGTCCCTGGTTCGCCTTCTGGCTGTTCCCCTACCCCAGCACCCTGGGCGCGTGGCCGCAGTTCCGCTCGCCGCTGGTGTGGGACGTGTTCGCCATCTCGACGTACCTCACGGTGTCCGCGCTCTTCTGGTTCGTGGGCCTCATCCCGGACCTGGCGGCGCTGCGTGATTCGTCCAAGACGAAGCTCCAGCGGACCATCTACGGCCTGTTCGCGCTCGGTTGGCGCGGCTCCGGTCGGCACTGGCACAACTACAAGATTGCGTACCTGCTGCTGGCCGGTCTCTCCACGCCGCTCGTGGTGTCCGTGCACACCATCGTTTCGTTCGACTTCGCCGTCTCCCTGCTGCCCGGCTGGCACGCCACCATCTTCCCGCCCTACTTCGTGGCCGGCGCCGTGTTCAGCGGCTTCGCGATGGTGATCACGCTCATCATCCCGGCGCGCAAGTACCTGGGTCTGCGGGACGTCATCACGGACCGCCACCTGGAGAACATGAACAAGGTCATCCTGGCGACGGGCCTGCTCGTCTCCTACGGGTACCTGATGGAGCACTTCGTCGCCTGGTACTCGCAGAACCAGTACGAGCTGTGGACGTTCTACGTGAACCGCGCCACGGGCCCCTACGCCGGCGTGTACTGGCTGATGATCGCCTGCAACGTCATCACCCCGAACATCTTCTGGTTCAAGAAGTGCCGCACCAGCATCCCCATCATGTGGGTGGCGTCCATCGCGGTGAACATCGGCATGTGGTGCGAGCGGTTCATCATCATCGTCACCTCGCTGAGCCAGGACTTCCTGCCGTCCTCCTGGGGCATCTACACCCCGACGTGGGTGGACTGGTCCATCTACATCGGCACGCTGGGCCTGTTCGGCACCCTGTTCCTCCTGTTCCTCAAGTTCGTGCCCGCGGTCGCCATCAGCGAGGTGAAGGAGCTCCAGCTCGAGCTCAAGCACGCCGCTCACCAGCACGGCTCTGATGATGCGCTCGCCGGCGCCGGCACCCTCACCCACGGAGCTCACTAA
- a CDS encoding c-type cytochrome, translating into MRWLIPAAGLATLTGCNVSSEFLQRMEHQAKYEYYEASDFWADGRSMRTPPVGTVPRERFDKLPELKDPTQRQVALTGRSAGQPVAHLPITVDQNLLTLGQKKYNIVCSQCHGVLGDGNSIVAENMALRLPPSLLDLESKPDGHFYVAINEGYGVMPSFSGELDLRERWAVVAYVRALQTARNTRTDGQQPVPQENR; encoded by the coding sequence ATGAGGTGGCTCATCCCCGCCGCCGGACTCGCCACGCTCACGGGCTGCAATGTCAGCTCGGAGTTCCTCCAGCGAATGGAGCACCAGGCGAAGTACGAGTACTACGAGGCGTCCGACTTCTGGGCGGACGGTCGCTCCATGCGCACGCCTCCCGTGGGCACGGTTCCGCGTGAGCGCTTCGACAAGCTCCCCGAGCTCAAGGACCCCACCCAGCGCCAGGTGGCCCTCACCGGCCGCAGCGCCGGCCAGCCGGTGGCCCACCTGCCCATCACGGTGGACCAGAACCTGCTGACCCTGGGTCAGAAGAAGTACAACATCGTCTGCTCGCAGTGTCACGGCGTGCTCGGCGATGGAAACAGCATCGTCGCGGAGAACATGGCCCTGCGCCTGCCTCCCTCGCTGCTGGACCTGGAGAGCAAGCCGGACGGCCACTTCTACGTGGCCATCAACGAGGGATACGGCGTGATGCCGTCCTTCTCTGGTGAGCTCGACCTGCGCGAGCGCTGGGCCGTGGTCGCCTACGTCCGCGCACTCCAGACGGCCCGCAATACCCGCACGGACGGCCAGCAGCCCGTTCCGCAGGAGAACCGATGA
- a CDS encoding DUF3341 domain-containing protein, with translation MEATVLDSWVLAEFSTPDALVTATRQMREKGFEGMDTYSPYPLHGGSEALGLPPSRVPFIALCGGLTGVATALAMQTWMNTIDYPLNIGGRPLLSLPAWVPITFELGVLFAAFGIFFGLLGLSRLPQPYHPVFESEEFRTASTHGYWLSVPQATGTDAAPVMDQLKALGATQVTLVTGEKE, from the coding sequence ATGGAAGCCACCGTTCTCGATTCCTGGGTCCTGGCGGAGTTCTCGACGCCGGACGCCCTCGTGACCGCCACCCGCCAGATGCGGGAGAAGGGCTTCGAGGGAATGGACACCTACTCTCCGTACCCGCTGCACGGCGGGTCGGAGGCCCTGGGTCTGCCGCCCTCGCGCGTGCCCTTCATCGCCCTGTGCGGCGGTCTGACGGGCGTGGCCACGGCGCTGGCCATGCAGACGTGGATGAACACCATCGACTACCCGCTCAACATCGGTGGTCGCCCGCTGCTGTCGCTGCCGGCGTGGGTGCCCATCACGTTCGAGCTGGGGGTGCTGTTCGCCGCCTTCGGCATCTTCTTCGGTCTGCTGGGGCTCAGCCGCCTGCCCCAGCCGTACCACCCCGTCTTCGAGTCCGAGGAGTTCCGCACCGCCTCCACGCACGGCTACTGGCTGAGCGTGCCCCAGGCGACGGGCACGGACGCGGCGCCGGTCATGGATCAGCTCAAGGCCCTGGGCGCGACCCAGGTGACCCTCGTCACGGGAGAGAAGGAATGA
- a CDS encoding TAT-variant-translocated molybdopterin oxidoreductase — translation MNTKRDGAPSQDTPSSFALPVVTDRPAAKSDVVGEALEHAAANASPSEPGYGQTYWRSLEEKLGTPDYLEETRPEFPVGADLAPTGFARREFMHLLGASLALAGATACSTRPVDERILPYTKTPPELVPGNPLHYASGMTLAGHTSGLLITAREGRPVKIEGNPDHPVNQGAAGPWEQAFLLSLYDPSRARVLRQGKSPRALRALREELINATSKAAANDGGSRVRFLSEPGNSPLTGDLRSRILKKLPNARFHSYTAQTHDTQDEALRALFGGQPVSAVYDFAQADIVLSLDADFLESRPENLGYARQFANRRDPNNGPLNRLYVAEARFSITGGMADHRLRVKSQDVLAVAAAVAQAVGGPAASLAGAAANKASLKSDHTAWVQAVVADLRAARPGRTLVVAGERQPAAVHALAHAINAALGNTGTTVKYVQSSIAEQEGLSQVRALVEDITAGRVDTLVITSWNPVFSVPADTGLKELLDPATNPNRGNLTVLYTGLYEDETSQYADWFVPAAHPLETWSDGRSFDGTVAIAQPLIQPLYNGVPESELLAMFLDEPYRPAYQMLRDYWQGQSEGQGDFEARWESWVSDGAIPGTQAAPVQGAPDFGAASALVTGYTAPATGELEINFVYDYKVFDGRFGNNSWLQELPDPITKMTWDNAALLSPETAKGLSLEPGDLAELTYGGRKLTVPVWITPGHANDTVTMALGYGRDGLHEQVAKAVGFNANAVRTVKAPWFDGGATLTKVRGSYKFSLTQTHWRMENRPLALDMPLSELKNPSIATQHTLHRVKSELKFGVQDNLPAFDYNKGPSNPQGYKWGMAIDLSRCTGCSACVIACQAENNIPVVGKQQVSVSREMQWLRIDRYFEGSESDPRMVMQPVMCVHCEKAPCEYVCPVNATVHSDEGLNDMVYNRCVGTRYCSNNCPYKVRRFNYLHYTADKTATEKMLMNPDVTVRNRGVMEKCTYCVQRIERVRIDARVEKRLINEKELQTACQQTCPTQAITFGSLNDPQQRVTQLHEDERAYKLLHELGTRPRTAHLIRVRNPNPALEPAATAAANQGSH, via the coding sequence ATGAACACGAAGCGCGACGGCGCCCCGTCGCAGGACACCCCCTCCTCCTTCGCGCTCCCGGTCGTCACGGACCGGCCTGCCGCCAAGTCCGACGTTGTCGGCGAGGCGCTCGAGCACGCGGCCGCCAACGCCTCCCCCTCCGAGCCCGGCTATGGCCAGACGTACTGGCGCAGCCTGGAGGAGAAGCTCGGCACGCCCGACTACCTGGAAGAGACGCGGCCGGAGTTCCCCGTCGGCGCGGACCTGGCCCCCACGGGCTTCGCCCGCCGCGAGTTCATGCACCTGCTGGGTGCCTCGCTGGCGCTGGCCGGCGCCACGGCGTGCAGCACCCGTCCGGTGGATGAGCGCATCCTGCCGTACACCAAGACGCCCCCCGAGCTCGTCCCGGGCAACCCGCTCCACTACGCGTCCGGCATGACGCTGGCCGGTCACACCTCCGGTCTGCTCATCACCGCCCGCGAGGGTCGCCCCGTGAAGATCGAGGGCAACCCGGACCACCCGGTCAACCAGGGCGCCGCTGGCCCCTGGGAGCAGGCGTTCCTCCTGTCCCTGTACGACCCGAGCCGCGCCCGCGTGCTCCGTCAGGGCAAGAGCCCCCGCGCCCTCCGCGCCCTGCGCGAGGAGCTGATCAACGCCACCAGCAAGGCCGCCGCCAATGACGGTGGCAGCCGCGTGCGCTTCCTGTCCGAGCCCGGCAACTCGCCGCTGACCGGCGACCTGCGCAGCCGCATCCTGAAGAAGCTGCCGAACGCGCGCTTCCACAGCTACACCGCGCAGACGCACGACACGCAGGACGAGGCGCTCCGCGCGCTCTTCGGCGGACAGCCCGTTTCGGCCGTCTACGACTTCGCCCAGGCGGACATCGTCCTGTCGCTGGACGCGGACTTCCTGGAGAGCCGCCCGGAGAACCTGGGCTACGCGCGCCAGTTCGCCAACCGCCGCGACCCGAACAACGGTCCGCTCAACCGGCTCTACGTGGCCGAGGCCCGCTTCTCCATCACCGGCGGCATGGCCGACCACCGCCTGCGCGTGAAGTCGCAGGACGTGCTCGCGGTCGCCGCCGCCGTGGCCCAGGCCGTGGGTGGCCCCGCCGCCTCGCTGGCTGGCGCCGCCGCCAACAAGGCGTCGCTGAAGTCGGACCACACCGCCTGGGTGCAGGCGGTCGTCGCGGACCTGCGCGCCGCGCGTCCGGGCCGCACCCTGGTGGTCGCGGGTGAGCGTCAGCCGGCGGCCGTCCACGCGCTGGCCCACGCCATCAACGCCGCGCTGGGCAACACCGGCACCACGGTGAAGTACGTGCAGTCGTCCATCGCGGAGCAGGAGGGCCTGAGCCAGGTCCGCGCGCTGGTGGAGGACATCACCGCCGGCCGCGTGGACACGCTGGTCATCACCAGCTGGAACCCGGTGTTCTCGGTTCCGGCGGACACGGGTCTGAAGGAGCTGCTGGACCCGGCGACCAACCCCAACCGCGGCAACCTCACCGTGCTCTACACGGGCCTCTACGAGGACGAGACCAGCCAGTACGCCGACTGGTTCGTCCCCGCGGCGCACCCGCTGGAGACGTGGAGCGACGGCCGTTCGTTCGACGGCACCGTGGCCATTGCCCAGCCGCTCATCCAGCCGCTCTACAACGGCGTGCCGGAGTCCGAGCTGCTGGCGATGTTCCTCGACGAGCCCTACCGCCCCGCGTACCAGATGCTGCGCGACTACTGGCAGGGTCAGTCCGAGGGCCAGGGTGACTTCGAGGCCCGCTGGGAGAGCTGGGTGTCGGACGGTGCCATCCCCGGCACGCAGGCCGCTCCGGTGCAGGGCGCTCCGGACTTCGGCGCCGCCTCCGCGCTGGTGACGGGCTACACGGCCCCCGCCACGGGCGAGCTCGAGATCAACTTCGTCTACGACTACAAGGTCTTCGACGGCCGCTTCGGCAACAACTCCTGGCTGCAGGAGCTCCCGGACCCCATCACCAAGATGACCTGGGACAACGCCGCGCTGCTGAGCCCGGAGACCGCCAAGGGGCTGAGCCTCGAGCCCGGTGACCTGGCGGAGCTGACCTACGGCGGCCGCAAGCTGACCGTGCCGGTCTGGATCACCCCCGGCCACGCGAACGACACCGTGACGATGGCGCTGGGCTACGGCCGTGATGGCCTGCACGAGCAGGTGGCCAAGGCGGTGGGCTTCAACGCCAACGCGGTGCGCACCGTGAAGGCCCCCTGGTTCGACGGCGGCGCCACGCTCACCAAGGTGCGCGGCAGCTACAAGTTCAGCCTGACCCAGACGCACTGGCGGATGGAGAACCGCCCGCTGGCGCTGGACATGCCGCTGTCCGAGCTGAAGAACCCGTCCATCGCGACGCAGCACACGCTCCACCGCGTCAAGAGCGAGCTGAAGTTCGGCGTCCAGGACAACCTGCCGGCCTTCGACTACAACAAGGGCCCCAGCAACCCCCAGGGCTACAAGTGGGGCATGGCCATCGACCTGTCCCGCTGCACCGGTTGCAGCGCGTGCGTGATTGCCTGCCAGGCGGAGAACAACATCCCCGTCGTGGGCAAGCAGCAGGTCTCCGTCAGCCGTGAGATGCAGTGGCTGCGCATCGACCGCTACTTCGAGGGCAGCGAGAGCGACCCCCGGATGGTCATGCAGCCGGTGATGTGCGTGCACTGCGAGAAGGCCCCCTGCGAGTACGTCTGCCCGGTGAACGCCACCGTGCACTCGGACGAGGGCCTCAACGACATGGTGTACAACCGCTGCGTCGGCACCCGGTACTGCTCGAACAACTGCCCGTACAAGGTGCGCCGGTTCAACTACCTGCACTACACGGCGGACAAGACGGCCACCGAGAAGATGCTGATGAACCCGGACGTCACCGTCCGCAACCGCGGCGTGATGGAGAAGTGCACGTACTGCGTCCAGCGCATCGAGCGAGTGCGCATCGACGCCCGCGTCGAGAAGCGCCTCATCAATGAGAAGGAGCTGCAGACGGCCTGCCAGCAGACCTGCCCCACGCAGGCCATCACCTTCGGCTCCCTCAACGACCCGCAGCAGCGCGTCACGCAGCTCCACGAGGACGAGCGCGCGTACAAGCTGCTCCACGAGCTGGGCACCCGCCCGCGCACCGCGCACCTCATCCGCGTCCGCAATCCCAACCCCGCCCTCGAGCCCGCCGCGACGGCCGCTGCGAACCAAGGGAGCCACTAA
- a CDS encoding cytochrome c3 family protein gives MSGPLFPRWTNTVSRLSAAALLAVPAIGIGGLMAYVRSPYVTGQQRPIEQPIEFDHRHHAGDEQIDCRYCHWSVEESPSAGIPSTTVCMSCHAQVWNKSPYLNEVRKAFFSDQPIPWVRVHNLPDFVYFNHSIHVAKGVGCATCHGRVDQMAAVEQAAPLTMAWCLDCHRNPEPHLRPAEFITSMTWTPPEDKAKAAELGRQLAEAYDVHSRESCSTCHR, from the coding sequence ATGAGCGGCCCTCTCTTCCCACGTTGGACGAACACGGTGTCGCGGCTGTCCGCCGCGGCGCTCCTTGCCGTGCCCGCCATCGGTATTGGCGGTCTCATGGCCTACGTGCGCTCGCCGTACGTCACTGGCCAGCAGCGGCCCATTGAACAGCCGATCGAGTTCGATCACCGCCACCACGCGGGTGATGAGCAGATTGACTGTCGGTACTGTCACTGGTCGGTCGAGGAGTCGCCCTCCGCGGGCATCCCCTCCACCACGGTGTGCATGTCCTGCCACGCACAGGTCTGGAACAAGAGCCCGTACCTCAACGAGGTCCGCAAGGCGTTCTTCTCCGACCAGCCCATCCCCTGGGTCCGCGTGCACAACCTGCCGGACTTCGTCTACTTCAACCACTCCATCCACGTGGCCAAGGGCGTTGGCTGCGCCACCTGCCACGGCCGCGTCGACCAGATGGCCGCCGTGGAGCAGGCCGCGCCGCTCACCATGGCCTGGTGCCTGGATTGCCACCGCAATCCGGAGCCCCACCTGCGTCCGGCGGAGTTCATCACGTCCATGACGTGGACCCCGCCCGAAGACAAGGCCAAGGCCGCTGAGCTTGGCCGCCAGTTGGCTGAAGCGTACGACGTCCACTCGCGCGAGAGCTGCTCCACATGCCACCGATGA